In one window of Pseudoliparis swirei isolate HS2019 ecotype Mariana Trench chromosome 15, NWPU_hadal_v1, whole genome shotgun sequence DNA:
- the zer1 gene encoding protein zer-1 homolog — translation MAAKAGDNPDSLMSVATVFCLRNLRKTMCYQGFRSKLSLRSDIFLPSEICDKLVNTYMELVHTDSNFEPEESFFQLFSDPRSTRLTRVQLREDFVRDRDLEAIRKQDLIELHLTYCNSLSSRSLKTLTCFRETLVSLCLFGCSHIFYRKGGAPLACNEDTEDEDEESPASRQALETDFNFQGFNRLRLLNLGGLPDEVDAENLLKPLKALTSLDLSNVHLLGTSFLTQWKDRLASLVLYNVDLSEELVSTVVEITNLRHLDVSRESRRTSKCKMTRKTLTAIVQRLVHLVSLDVSGHMMLDNCTVPHFEDAMGRPSIEPCKSSIYPFQELKRPLQFLGLYDTTLCNVTHIPAYKVTGSKNEDQVLNAIEVYTEFRPELAQRAINQLFDIARIQHCSQLLRALQLVIAALKCHKYDKSIQVTGSAALFYLTNTEYRSDQSVRLRREVIQVVLNGMEQYQEVTVQRNCCLTLCNFSIPEELEFQYSRVNQLLLKILEPARQDESIQRIAVHLCNALVCQVDNHHKEAVGKMGFVKTMLNLIQKKLQDRLCDQVMEFSWSALWNITDETPDNCQMFLNCRGMSLFLECLQEFPDKQELHRNMLGLLGNVAEVKALRPQLLTPQFISVFSELLGSKADGIEVSYNACGVLSHIVFDGPEVWSMEEPLRVTVMDQMWDAIRSWDVSSRRNINYRSFEPILRLLPQSIAPVSQHWATWALFNLVSVYPSKYCPLLIKEGGVTLLEKVLELDSSDPETKDMASKVMEQCENFKEDPMETSQEVNSGQRG, via the exons ATGGCAGCCAAAGCAGGAGACAACCCTGACAGCCTCATGTCGGTGGCAACGGTCTTCTGCCTGAGGAACCTCAGGAAGACCATGTGCTACCAGGGATTCAGGAGCAAGCTGAGTCTGCGCTCGGACATCTTCCTTCCCAGCGAAATCTGCGATAAGCTGGTCAACAC ATATATGGAGTTGGTCCACACAGACAGTAACTTTGAACCAGAAGAAAGCTTCTTCCAACTCTTCTCAGACCCTCGGAGCACCAGACTGACCCGGGTGCAGCTGAGAGAAGACTTTGTTCGGGACAGGGATCTGGAGGCCATTCGGAAACAG GACCTGATTGAGCTCCACCTCACCTACTGCAACAGCCTGTCCTCCCGCAGCCTGAAAACACTCACCTGCTTCCGGGAGACcttggtgtctctttgtctcttcggCTGCAGCCACATCTTCTACAGGAAGGGCGGCGCCCCGCTCGCCTGCAATGAAGACaccgaggacgaggacgaggagagccCAGCTTCTCGGCAGGCTCTAGAGACAGACTTTAACTTCCAGGGGTTCAACCGCCTCCGGCTGCTCAATTTAGGAGGCCTGCCTGACGAGGTGGACGCTGAGAACCTGCTCAAGCCCCTGAAggctctcacctcactagatcTGTCTAATGTACACTTGCTGGGGACATCGTTTCTCACCCAGTGGAAAGATAGACTGGCATCTCTTGTTCTCTACAACGTGGACCTGTCAGAGGAGCTGGTCAGTACCGTGGTAGAGATCACTAACCTCAG ACACCTTGACGTCTCGCGGGAGAGCCGGCGGACCTCTAAGTGTAAGATGACCAGGAAGACCCTGACGGCCATCGTCCAGCGTCTGGTCCACCTGGTGTCGCTGGACGTCTCGGGGCACATGATGCTGGACAACTGCACCGTTCCACACTTTGAAGACGCGATGGGTCGGCCGAG CATCGAGCCTTGCAAAAGCAGCATCTATCCTTTCCAGGAGCTGAAGAGGCCGCTGCAGTTCCTGGGCCTGTACGACACCACCCTCTGTAATGTGACCCACATCCCTGCTTATAAG GTGACTGGATCAAAGAATGAGGACCAGGTCCTGAATGCCATCGAGGTTTACACCGAGTTCCGCCCCGAGCTGGCCCAAAGAGCCATCAACCAGCTGTTTGACATCGCCAGGATACAGCACTGCAGCCAGCTGCTGCGAGCTCTGCAG CTGGTCATAGCAGCACTAAAGTGCCACAAATATGATAAGAGCATCCAGGTGACGGGCAGCGCCGCTCTGTTCTACCTGACCAACACCGAGTACCGCAGCGACCAGAGTGTGCGCTTGCGTAGGGAGGTCATCCAGGTGGTCCTCAATGGAATGGAGCAGTACCAGGAGGTCACC GTCCAGAGGAACTGCTGCCTGACTCTGTGtaacttcagcattccagaggagctggagttccAGTACAGTCGGGTCAACCAGCTGCTGCTGAAGATCCTGGAGCCGGCCCGGCAGGACGAGTCCATCCAGAGGATCGCGGTGCACCTGTGCAACGCCTTGGTGTGTCAGGTGGACAACCACCACAAGGAGGCCGTGGGCAAGATGGGCTTCGTCAAG ACGATGTTGAATTTAATCCAGAAGAAGTTACAGGACCGGCTG tgtgaccaggtgatggaGTTCTCCTGGAGCGCTCTGTGGAACATCACCGATGAGACGCCTGATAACTGCCAGATGTTCCTCAACTGTCGGggcatgagtctgttcctggagtgtCTGCAG GAGTTTCCAGACAAACAGGAGCTTCACCGCAACATGTTGGGGCTGCTGGGGAATGTAGCTGAGGTGAAGGCTCTGAGGCCACAGCTGCTCACCCCCCAGTTCATCTCAGTGTTCAG CGAGCTGCTGGGCAGTAAGGCCGATGGCATCGAGGTGTCCTACAACGCGTGCGGCGTGCTGTCCCACATCGTGTTCGACGGGCCGGAGGTGTGGTCCATGGAGGAGCCGCTCAGGGTCACGGTGATGGACCAGATGTGGGACGCCATCCGGAGCTGGGACGTCAGCTCGCGGCGCAACATCAACTACAG GTCCTTCGAGCCCATCCTGCGCCTGCTGCCCCAGAGCATCGCCCCGGTCAGCCAGCACTGGGCCACCTGGGCGCTCTTCAACCTGGTGTCGGTGTACC CAAGCAAGTACTGTCCCCTGCTGatcaaggagggaggagtcactCTGCTGGAGAAGGTTCTGGAACTGGACAGCTCCGACCCGGAGACCAAGGACATGGCCAG CAAAGTGATGGAGCAGTGTGAGAACTTCAAAGAAGACCCCATGGAAACCAGCCAGGAGGTGAACTCTGGCCAAAGAGGATGA